The region GCGGTGTGGCGCAATCGCTGGCCGGACCGGCTCGGCATGACGCTCGCGGTGTCGGGCATTTCGTTTCCGGCCTTCGCGCTCGGCATGCTGCTGATGGAGATTTTTTCAGTGAAGCTCGGCTGGCTGCCGATTGTCGGCGACGGTTCGTGGCAGAGCTACGTGTTGCCGTCGCTCACGCTCGGCGCGGCGGTGGCCGCGGTGATGGCCCGCTTCACGCGCGCCTCGTTCGTCGAAGTGATGAACGAAGACTTTGTGCGCACCGCACGCGCCAAAGGTGTGCCGGAGTGGCTCGTGATCGTCAAACACTGCCTGCGCAACGCAATGATTCCCGTCATCACGATGATGGGTCTGCAGTTCGGCTTTCTGCTGGGCGGTTCGATCGTTGTCGAAGTGGTGTTCAACTGGCCGGGCCTCGGACGCCTGCTGGTGGACGCGGTTTCGATGCGTGACTATCCGGTGATTCAAGCCGAGGTGCTGTTGTTCTCGCTCGAATTCATCATCATCAATCTGGTGGTGGACGTGCTGTACGCCGTCATCAACCCGACCATCCGTTTCAAGTGAGGCCCGCATGAGCATCTCAGTCGCCGAGGCGAATGCGGCCAAGGCCGCCCTCGTAGAAAGCACGATCCGCACACCGTGGAGTGAATTCTGGCGCAAATTCAGTAAGCAGCGCGTGGCGCTCGCCGCGGGCATTTTTGTGTTGCTGTTGATCCTGGTCGCGATCGTCGCACCGCATATCGTGCCGTACGATCCGGAAAACTTTTTCGACTATGACGCGTTGAACGCGGGGCCAACGGCTGCGCACTGGTTCGGCGTCGATTCACTGGGCCGCGATATTTTCAGCCGCATTCTGGCGGGCTCGCGTATTTCGCTCGAGGCCGGTTTTCTGTCGGTGGCGATCGGCGCGGTGATCGGCACGTTCTTCGGCTTGCTGGCCGGTTACTACGAAGGCTGGTGGGACCGTATCACCATGCGGGTCGCCGATGTGCTGTTCGCATTCCCCGGCATTCTGCTGGCGATCGGCGTGGTGGCGATTCTCGGCAACGGCATGATCAACGTGATCTGCGCGGTGGCGATTTTCAGCATCCCCGCGTTTGCGCGGCTCGTGCGCGGCAATACGCTGATGCTCAAGCAACTGACCTACATCGAAGCGGCGCGCAGCATCGGTGCATCGGACTGGACGATCATCGTGCGGCACATTCTGCCGGGGACGATTTCGTCAGTGGTGGTGTACTTCACGATGCGTATCGGCACGTCGATCATCACGGCGGCGAGCCTGTCGTTTCTCGGACTCGGCGCGCAACCGCCGACGCCGGAGTGGGGCGCGATGCTCAACGAAGCACGCGCCGACATGGTCACCGCGCCGCATATCGCGCTGTTTCCGAGTCTCGCGATTTTCTTCACCGTGCTGGCGTTCAACCTGCTCGGCGACGGTTTGCGCGATGCGCTCGAT is a window of Paraburkholderia sp. IMGN_8 DNA encoding:
- the gsiD gene encoding glutathione ABC transporter permease GsiD; the protein is MSISVAEANAAKAALVESTIRTPWSEFWRKFSKQRVALAAGIFVLLLILVAIVAPHIVPYDPENFFDYDALNAGPTAAHWFGVDSLGRDIFSRILAGSRISLEAGFLSVAIGAVIGTFFGLLAGYYEGWWDRITMRVADVLFAFPGILLAIGVVAILGNGMINVICAVAIFSIPAFARLVRGNTLMLKQLTYIEAARSIGASDWTIIVRHILPGTISSVVVYFTMRIGTSIITAASLSFLGLGAQPPTPEWGAMLNEARADMVTAPHIALFPSLAIFFTVLAFNLLGDGLRDALDPKLERP
- the gsiC gene encoding glutathione ABC transporter permease GsiC, whose product is MLNFLVKRLFGLLPTLFIVSVLVFLFVHLLPGDPARLAAGPDADDATVALVRADLGLDKPMPQQFAHFFVKIAHGDFGTSTRSKRPVSQEIGERFMPTLLLTLASMVWAVVLGMGIGIVSAVWRNRWPDRLGMTLAVSGISFPAFALGMLLMEIFSVKLGWLPIVGDGSWQSYVLPSLTLGAAVAAVMARFTRASFVEVMNEDFVRTARAKGVPEWLVIVKHCLRNAMIPVITMMGLQFGFLLGGSIVVEVVFNWPGLGRLLVDAVSMRDYPVIQAEVLLFSLEFIIINLVVDVLYAVINPTIRFK